One genomic region from Streptomyces sp. NBC_01431 encodes:
- a CDS encoding metal-dependent hydrolase, translated as MMGPAHSLSGAAAWLGVGAAAAAAGHPMPWPVLAVGALITAGAALAPDLDHKSATISRAFGPVSRGLCGIVDELSHAVYKATRGPGDPRRNGGHRTLTHTWLWAVLIGAGASAAAMFGGRWAVLAILFVHLVLAVEGLLWRAARVSSDVLVWALGATSAWILAGVLDKPGNGSDWLFSGPGQEYLWLGLPIVLGALVHDIGDALTVSGCPILWPIPLGRKRWHPVGPPKGMRFRAGSWVELKILMPAFMVLGGIGAAGALNFI; from the coding sequence ATGATGGGACCTGCGCACTCACTGTCGGGGGCCGCGGCCTGGCTCGGGGTGGGCGCGGCCGCGGCCGCCGCCGGGCACCCCATGCCGTGGCCGGTGCTCGCCGTGGGCGCCCTGATCACGGCGGGGGCGGCACTGGCCCCCGACCTGGACCACAAGTCGGCGACCATCTCGCGCGCCTTCGGGCCGGTGTCCCGGGGCCTGTGCGGCATCGTCGACGAGCTGTCGCACGCCGTGTACAAGGCGACCCGCGGACCTGGCGACCCGCGCCGCAACGGCGGTCACCGCACGCTGACCCACACCTGGCTGTGGGCCGTCCTGATCGGGGCGGGCGCATCCGCGGCAGCCATGTTCGGCGGCCGCTGGGCGGTCCTCGCGATCCTCTTCGTCCACCTCGTCCTCGCCGTGGAAGGTCTGCTGTGGCGGGCCGCCCGGGTCTCCAGCGACGTACTGGTGTGGGCGCTCGGCGCGACCAGCGCATGGATCCTGGCCGGTGTTCTGGACAAGCCGGGCAACGGCTCGGACTGGCTGTTCAGCGGGCCCGGCCAGGAGTACCTGTGGCTGGGCCTGCCGATCGTGCTGGGCGCCCTCGTTCACGACATCGGCGACGCCCTCACGGTCTCGGGCTGCCCGATCCTGTGGCCGATCCCGCTGGGCCGCAAGCGCTGGCACCCCGTCGGCCCGCCGAAGGGCATGCGCTTCAGGGCCGGCAGCTGGGTGGAACTGAAGATCCTGATGCCGGCGTTCATGGTGCTGGGCGGCATAGGCGCGGCGGGCGCGCTGAACTTC